The following coding sequences lie in one Rutidosis leptorrhynchoides isolate AG116_Rl617_1_P2 chromosome 6, CSIRO_AGI_Rlap_v1, whole genome shotgun sequence genomic window:
- the LOC139855508 gene encoding vascular-related unknown protein 1-like, whose product MDSNHSSYTYTSMNKSITEIDPTTTEESGWTSYFEDFMVAQQQDHHLHNNSSTHHHHHHHHHEQQQHDRPELSDAASHVDWNNMTNSINGAAPKFSNKLNLIKKSSRRTREIRYDDSLEDTASSPVNSPKVGSQHMGFNQFKVDDIMDNSLGKQGGFESHMQLQKREDDQSMKMVFEDANNGASTDLRKRGLCLVPLSMFINYV is encoded by the exons ATGGACTCAAATCATTCATCATATACATATACTTCCATGAACAAATCAATTACTGAAATCGACCCAACAACAACTGAAGAAAGTGGCTGGACTTCTTATTTTGAAGATTTTATGGTTGCCCAACAACAAGATCATCATCTTCATAATAATTCATCtactcatcatcatcaccatcatcatcatcatgaacaacaacaacatgatcGACCCGAGTTATCGGATGCTGCTTCACATGTCGATTGGAATAACATGACTAATTCAATAAATGGTGCAGCCCCAAAATTCTCCAACAAATTGAATCTTATCAAGAAATCAAGTAGAAGAACACGAGAGATTCGTTACGATGATTCCTTAGAAGATACTGCTAGTTCTCCTGTTAATAGTCCAAAG GTTGGGAGTCAACACATGGGGTTTAATCAATTCAAAGTAGATGATATTATGGATAATTCATTG GGAAAACAAGGTGGATTTGAGAGTCATATGCAACTACAAAAGAGAGAAGATGATCAAAGCATGAAAATGGTGTTTGAAGATGCTAACAATGGAGCTAGTACAGATTTGAGGAAGAGGGGATTATGCTTGGTTCCTCTATCAATGTTTATTAACTATGTCTAA